GCCAGGATCATGGCAGCGCCGGAGCTTGCCGACGCGGAATGTCCAGCAACTCGTGCTCCGTTCCACCCAACAGGGCCAGCCGCCGTGCGCTTTCAAGCGCGATCAAGGCTTCCAGTCCGAGCCGGATGAGCGAGGTTTTCTCCCTCACGCCCGTCAACTTCGCCGCTTGGGCAAGCAGCTGATCATCGATGTTCAGTGTCGTTCTCATGTGCATCAATATGCATCTTTGATGCAGACTTGTCAAATCACATGCAGATTTGCTTGCGGCGGGCGCCTGGCGCTGCGCTCGCTTTCCTCCTACCGACAATTCCTTTCCCTTCAGACTGCAAGCGACGTGACAGGCGCAAAGTCGGCTGCAAGCAATGGCTGCAAGCGATGTTAGACACCAGTTCGTGATATGGCGTCCGCAAGCATTTGTCTATCTAACCTGATTTCAGATTTCTTTAGTAGCATATCCATTGCGCCAATCTCGTAACTAATGACCAGCGAATCTATATCATCTGACGTGGTGTCCACAGGAACCATGATGATCGTGACGTCTCGCGATGTCCCAGGATGTATCACAAGACCTGAAGTTCCACCGAACATTCTACTATCCGGAATTTCTCGATGTGACTTTAACATTTCTATGCCGTGATTCATATTTCCGTCAACGCCATAGGCACTCCATTTCACTCCCTTTGGAGTGATCACCTTTAAAAAGGGTGCGATTGCAGAGCCCCTTCCCTTATTGTATAATGATATTAAACAATCCGCTGCCGGAATTCTCTGCATTCCGCTTTTTCCGATTGGCTTGATGGATATGTCTAAATCTGGCCGTTGCCTTCTGCCAAACATATCAGCAATATCAAAGTGCTCCATTTTATAGAAACTATCTCCAGACCGCTTGAAATAGCGATCTTCTCCAGCCTTTGCCATATGAGGACCGATATTGCTTTCAGGAATGAGTGATGCCGCAACTCCAGACTTACCATGCATTACAATGCTCTTGTGACGCACACCCTCAACCAGAGGTGAAACGATTTCCCCTGTTAGCTCATTTAATCTTGAAACAAACAGATTTACATCATTGATCTCGATAATTTCGCCTGCACAATCAATTCCATCAGTGCCCTTTCTTGCGTCAATTCCCCAGATTACTATTCCACCCATAGAGTTGGCAAGTCCAGATAAGGCCTTTGCAAAATTCTTCTTGTCATCACTCTTTTTCATCTCTGAGTCTGCGACCCTCTTAAATTCTAATTGTAAGTGTTCGGTTTGCGCATTTTGAACAAACTCGGATATTGTAGTACAATCAAGCTCTTCAAATTTCGTCCTCAGGTCCATTGTTTTTCCCTCTTGCGTCTAACGTTGGTTTCAGCCGCGACGCGCCTAGCGCGGCGCTTGCCTTCGTTTACTTCCTGAATGCGCCGTGACGGGCGTAAAGTCGGCTGCAAGCTCATGTTAGGCTATACTCTTCCAATTAATATTCTCATTCCAAATCCTGATCCAAGTACTATTACTTCTTCCTTGACAACTACGAGAACAGAAGCAACATTTATTGCCTCATCATAATCATATTGATCAACTAGCATTATAATCGTGTCAATTCGTCATCATGTGGGACCAGCCTGAGTGAAATATCCGGTTTATACGCCAGCATTAAGAATGGCCTGAAGCGCCATACCTGTGCCTAGTCCAAGGAGACTAAGAGCCGTTAACGTGTAAATTCTCTCGGCTTTCATCGCCTTATCATGTGAATATGACGTAATTTCAGTCTTCCTAAGTAATTTATGCTGGAGACTAATCCGGTCAACAAGTGAGTATTGAGTGATAAACGCAACAAACGCCGAAAGAAATAGGGCACTAACTGCTAGTATAACCTTTAAGTGGAAATTGCGATCACCCTCAATAAACTGGACAAGCGTCACGAGACCACCTGCAGCGGCAAGCGCCAAGGTCGTAAGCTGCTTAAGATAGTCGAAAGAAAGACTGATGGCTGTTTCTAGACTCACAAAATCTCTTGATTCCGTTGGGTCTGTGGAGCTGTTCATCGATTCCCTCGTTATCTATTCCTGAGGCCCAACGGTGGCTTCAGCCGCGACGCGCTTGGCGCGGCGCTTGCTGTTTTCCACCGACATTTATTTCCCCTTCCGATTGCAAGCGCCGTGACAGGCGCAGGCGTCGGCGCAAGCTGTGTTAGATGCATATTATCCTACAGTGCTTCATTAGGGAACGTATTTCTCAATATATCTTGAATCTGCTTCTTACATTCATCGTCATTCTCTCTTGACCATATCACAGTTGTGCAATGATTTGTGTCAAAGTGTGACTTAATTGTGTCCCAAACATCTTTTCTACAGAAGTATAAAACAGGTTTTCCAAGTCCTTCTGCAAATCCCGCCTCCCAATATGCTCCGTTATTCTCTGTTGTAAGATCCGCAAAAAGCATTCTAGATCTTCTAATGTTATTTCTCAGGTGGTGATCAATAATTCCGGGAGTTGGCATCTCATCATTTTTGAACAAATTAAATCCGACGCCTTTTACGGCTTGCTTGAAAACTTCAACATATGCCGATTCTATGTCGAATATTCTATATTCCATGGCCATGAAGATTAGTTTGTTATCTCCTTCGTTTGACAACAAGGATTTGCAGTGCGACCATCCAGATG
This genomic interval from Candidatus Delongbacteria bacterium contains the following:
- a CDS encoding type II toxin-antitoxin system VapB family antitoxin, which produces MRTTLNIDDQLLAQAAKLTGVREKTSLIRLGLEALIALESARRLALLGGTEHELLDIPRRQAPALP
- a CDS encoding ATP-binding protein translates to MDLRTKFEELDCTTISEFVQNAQTEHLQLEFKRVADSEMKKSDDKKNFAKALSGLANSMGGIVIWGIDARKGTDGIDCAGEIIEINDVNLFVSRLNELTGEIVSPLVEGVRHKSIVMHGKSGVAASLIPESNIGPHMAKAGEDRYFKRSGDSFYKMEHFDIADMFGRRQRPDLDISIKPIGKSGMQRIPAADCLISLYNKGRGSAIAPFLKVITPKGVKWSAYGVDGNMNHGIEMLKSHREIPDSRMFGGTSGLVIHPGTSRDVTIIMVPVDTTSDDIDSLVISYEIGAMDMLLKKSEIRLDRQMLADAISRTGV